The Hippoglossus hippoglossus isolate fHipHip1 chromosome 19, fHipHip1.pri, whole genome shotgun sequence genome has a segment encoding these proteins:
- the tdrkh gene encoding tudor and KH domain-containing protein isoform X2, translated as MDAVKEGHKSSLSSRKMVALAAGLSVGATVGYIVYRHLSSTSNSKEPEVETSKMTLPVEVYRNMSRYQAKFLEMVTQKSGAQVRVLSDSGAVCFLLQGSKEQIFLARCVLENLVTDCEPVTEALEVPQTAFGRIIGRGGESLKLITRTTGAKVACSKEKTQGPSTKGNITITGTKEEVKQAKELILEKVREDMMVRTKISQSSALRHKRGHTGIHQQADITETEEPVGLNNNGPYPQTEKNGIIHASGTTGEPESNVDKMEELKISNTDNKEEEEEEEEESISTDSLSEVSKFEIPSPDLSFQPDEHLEVYVSASENPNHFWIQILGVRSLQLDKLTEEMNRFYNSGNPTEQRVETIVVGDIVASPYQDHGTWNRARVLGVLSSGLVDLYFVDFGDNGELPRDSLRHMRSDFLSLPFQAIECNLAGVRPKGEMWTEAALDEFDQLTYCASWKPLQAKLCSYSHSELSSWPSVKLYVNSEGKTVDIGEELIRRDHAVSFKELANGKTEGDNLGCLQRMLDDVIGASSELSLSCISLSEVASISGSVDDVLDDELL; from the exons ATGGATGCAGTGAAGGAAGGTCACAAGAGCTCCCTAAGCTCCAGGAAAATGGTGGCTCTGGCTGCGGGGCTCTCTGTTGGGGCGACGGTGGGCTACATCGTCTATCGCCATTTAAGCAGCACCAGCAACA GTAAGGAGCCCGAAGTTGAGACGTCAAAGATGACACTTCCTGTAGAAGTTTACAGGAACATGTCGAGATACCAAGCCAAGTTCTTGGAAATG gTGACCCAGAAGTCTGGAGCCCAGGTGAGGGTCTTGTCAGATTCGGGGGCTGTATGCTTCCTGCTGCAGGGCTCTAAGGAACAGATCTTTCTGGCTCGCTGTGTCCTGGAGAACCTGGTCACAGACTGTGAACCAGTCACTGAGGCTCTGGAGGTTCCTCAGACGGCCTTCGGACGTATAATAG GTCGTGGTGGAGAGAGTCTGAAACTGATCACCAGGACCACAGGGGCCAAAGTGGCTTGTTCCAAAGAGAAGACACAAGGTCCGTCGACAAAGGGCAACATTACAATCACTGGGaccaaagaggaagtgaaacaggCCAAG GAGCTGATTCTAGAAAAGGTCAGAGAGGACATGATGGTGAGGACGAAGATCTCACAGTCATCTGCTCTACGCCACAAACGTGGCCACACTGGTATACATCAGCAGGCCGACatcacagagacagaagagcCAGTGGGTTTAAACAACAATGGTCCCTACCCCCAGACAGAGAAGAATGGGATCATTCATGCCAGTGGAACCACAGGAGAACCAGAAAGTAATGTTGACAAGATGGAGGAGCTAAAAATCAGCAACACAGACaacaaggaagaggaagaggaggaggaggaggagagtatTTCCACAGACTCACTGTCTGAAGTCTCCAAGTTTGAAA TTCCCAGCCCAGACCTGAGCTTCCAGCCTGACGAACATCTAGAAGTTTATGTTTCTGCGTCGGAGAACCCAAACCACTTCTGGATCCAGATCCTGGGGGTTCGCTCCCTCCAGCTCGACAAACTGACAGAGGAGATGAACCGCTTCTACAACAGCGGCAACCCCACA GAGCAGAGGGTAGAGACCATTGTGGTGGGGGACATTGTGGCTTCTCCATACCAGGACCACGGTACATGGAACAGGGCCAGGGTGCTGGGAGTTCTGAGCTCTGGACTAGTGGACCTTTACTTTGTTGACTTTGGGGACAACGGAGAGCTGCCCAGAGACAGCCTCCGCCATATGAG GAGTGATTTCCTCAGCTTACCTTTCCAAGCTATTGAGTGCAACTTAGCAGGAGTGAGACCAAAAG GGGAGATGTGGACTGAGGCTGCCCTGGATGAGTTTGATCAACTGACTTACTGTGCTTCCTGGAAACCCCTGCAGGCCAAACTGTGCAGCTACTCACACTCTGAGCTGTCCTCCTGGCCCAGTGTTAAGCTCTATGTCAACAGCGAGGGCAAG ACTGTAGATATAGGCGAGGAGCTGATTCGGAGGGACCATGCTGTCAGCTTCAAGGAGCTGGCGAATGGGAAGACGGAGGGGGACAATCTGGGCTGCCTGCAGAGGATGCTG GATGATGTGATAGGAGCATCATCAGAGCTTAGtctctcctgtattagcttGTCAG AAGTTGCCTCTATCTCAGGAAGTGTCGATGATGTCCTAGATGACGAGCTGCTCTGA
- the tdrkh gene encoding tudor and KH domain-containing protein isoform X3, translating into MDVGVSRSQVFLNYSPRALFSQWSVPLGVQRVMDAVKEGHKSSLSSRKMVALAAGLSVGATVGYIVYRHLSSTSNSKEPEVETSKMTLPVEVYRNMSRYQAKFLEMVTQKSGAQVRVLSDSGAVCFLLQGSKEQIFLARCVLENLVTDCEPVTEALEVPQTAFGRIIGRGGESLKLITRTTGAKVACSKEKTQGPSTKGNITITGTKEEVKQAKELILEKVREDMMVRTKISQSSALRHKRGHTGIHQQADITETEEPVGLNNNGPYPQTEKNGIIHASGTTGEPESNVDKMEELKISNTDNKEEEEEEEEESISTDSLSEVSKFEIPSPDLSFQPDEHLEVYVSASENPNHFWIQILGVRSLQLDKLTEEMNRFYNSGNPTEQRVETIVVGDIVASPYQDHGTWNRARVLGVLSSGLVDLYFVDFGDNGELPRDSLRHMRSDFLSLPFQAIECNLAGVRPKGEMWTEAALDEFDQLTYCASWKPLQAKLCSYSHSELSSWPSVKLYVNSEGKDDVIGASSELSLSCISLSEVASISGSVDDVLDDELL; encoded by the exons ATGGACGTTGGTGTGTCCAGGTCCCAGGTGTTTCTCAACTACAGCCCCAGAGCCCTCTTTTCCCA GTGGAGCGTCCCGCTGGGTGTACAGCGCGTCATGGATGCAGTGAAGGAAGGTCACAAGAGCTCCCTAAGCTCCAGGAAAATGGTGGCTCTGGCTGCGGGGCTCTCTGTTGGGGCGACGGTGGGCTACATCGTCTATCGCCATTTAAGCAGCACCAGCAACA GTAAGGAGCCCGAAGTTGAGACGTCAAAGATGACACTTCCTGTAGAAGTTTACAGGAACATGTCGAGATACCAAGCCAAGTTCTTGGAAATG gTGACCCAGAAGTCTGGAGCCCAGGTGAGGGTCTTGTCAGATTCGGGGGCTGTATGCTTCCTGCTGCAGGGCTCTAAGGAACAGATCTTTCTGGCTCGCTGTGTCCTGGAGAACCTGGTCACAGACTGTGAACCAGTCACTGAGGCTCTGGAGGTTCCTCAGACGGCCTTCGGACGTATAATAG GTCGTGGTGGAGAGAGTCTGAAACTGATCACCAGGACCACAGGGGCCAAAGTGGCTTGTTCCAAAGAGAAGACACAAGGTCCGTCGACAAAGGGCAACATTACAATCACTGGGaccaaagaggaagtgaaacaggCCAAG GAGCTGATTCTAGAAAAGGTCAGAGAGGACATGATGGTGAGGACGAAGATCTCACAGTCATCTGCTCTACGCCACAAACGTGGCCACACTGGTATACATCAGCAGGCCGACatcacagagacagaagagcCAGTGGGTTTAAACAACAATGGTCCCTACCCCCAGACAGAGAAGAATGGGATCATTCATGCCAGTGGAACCACAGGAGAACCAGAAAGTAATGTTGACAAGATGGAGGAGCTAAAAATCAGCAACACAGACaacaaggaagaggaagaggaggaggaggaggagagtatTTCCACAGACTCACTGTCTGAAGTCTCCAAGTTTGAAA TTCCCAGCCCAGACCTGAGCTTCCAGCCTGACGAACATCTAGAAGTTTATGTTTCTGCGTCGGAGAACCCAAACCACTTCTGGATCCAGATCCTGGGGGTTCGCTCCCTCCAGCTCGACAAACTGACAGAGGAGATGAACCGCTTCTACAACAGCGGCAACCCCACA GAGCAGAGGGTAGAGACCATTGTGGTGGGGGACATTGTGGCTTCTCCATACCAGGACCACGGTACATGGAACAGGGCCAGGGTGCTGGGAGTTCTGAGCTCTGGACTAGTGGACCTTTACTTTGTTGACTTTGGGGACAACGGAGAGCTGCCCAGAGACAGCCTCCGCCATATGAG GAGTGATTTCCTCAGCTTACCTTTCCAAGCTATTGAGTGCAACTTAGCAGGAGTGAGACCAAAAG GGGAGATGTGGACTGAGGCTGCCCTGGATGAGTTTGATCAACTGACTTACTGTGCTTCCTGGAAACCCCTGCAGGCCAAACTGTGCAGCTACTCACACTCTGAGCTGTCCTCCTGGCCCAGTGTTAAGCTCTATGTCAACAGCGAGGGCAAG GATGATGTGATAGGAGCATCATCAGAGCTTAGtctctcctgtattagcttGTCAG AAGTTGCCTCTATCTCAGGAAGTGTCGATGATGTCCTAGATGACGAGCTGCTCTGA
- the tdrkh gene encoding tudor and KH domain-containing protein isoform X1, with protein MDVGVSRSQVFLNYSPRALFSQWSVPLGVQRVMDAVKEGHKSSLSSRKMVALAAGLSVGATVGYIVYRHLSSTSNSKEPEVETSKMTLPVEVYRNMSRYQAKFLEMVTQKSGAQVRVLSDSGAVCFLLQGSKEQIFLARCVLENLVTDCEPVTEALEVPQTAFGRIIGRGGESLKLITRTTGAKVACSKEKTQGPSTKGNITITGTKEEVKQAKELILEKVREDMMVRTKISQSSALRHKRGHTGIHQQADITETEEPVGLNNNGPYPQTEKNGIIHASGTTGEPESNVDKMEELKISNTDNKEEEEEEEEESISTDSLSEVSKFEIPSPDLSFQPDEHLEVYVSASENPNHFWIQILGVRSLQLDKLTEEMNRFYNSGNPTEQRVETIVVGDIVASPYQDHGTWNRARVLGVLSSGLVDLYFVDFGDNGELPRDSLRHMRSDFLSLPFQAIECNLAGVRPKGEMWTEAALDEFDQLTYCASWKPLQAKLCSYSHSELSSWPSVKLYVNSEGKTVDIGEELIRRDHAVSFKELANGKTEGDNLGCLQRMLDDVIGASSELSLSCISLSEVASISGSVDDVLDDELL; from the exons ATGGACGTTGGTGTGTCCAGGTCCCAGGTGTTTCTCAACTACAGCCCCAGAGCCCTCTTTTCCCA GTGGAGCGTCCCGCTGGGTGTACAGCGCGTCATGGATGCAGTGAAGGAAGGTCACAAGAGCTCCCTAAGCTCCAGGAAAATGGTGGCTCTGGCTGCGGGGCTCTCTGTTGGGGCGACGGTGGGCTACATCGTCTATCGCCATTTAAGCAGCACCAGCAACA GTAAGGAGCCCGAAGTTGAGACGTCAAAGATGACACTTCCTGTAGAAGTTTACAGGAACATGTCGAGATACCAAGCCAAGTTCTTGGAAATG gTGACCCAGAAGTCTGGAGCCCAGGTGAGGGTCTTGTCAGATTCGGGGGCTGTATGCTTCCTGCTGCAGGGCTCTAAGGAACAGATCTTTCTGGCTCGCTGTGTCCTGGAGAACCTGGTCACAGACTGTGAACCAGTCACTGAGGCTCTGGAGGTTCCTCAGACGGCCTTCGGACGTATAATAG GTCGTGGTGGAGAGAGTCTGAAACTGATCACCAGGACCACAGGGGCCAAAGTGGCTTGTTCCAAAGAGAAGACACAAGGTCCGTCGACAAAGGGCAACATTACAATCACTGGGaccaaagaggaagtgaaacaggCCAAG GAGCTGATTCTAGAAAAGGTCAGAGAGGACATGATGGTGAGGACGAAGATCTCACAGTCATCTGCTCTACGCCACAAACGTGGCCACACTGGTATACATCAGCAGGCCGACatcacagagacagaagagcCAGTGGGTTTAAACAACAATGGTCCCTACCCCCAGACAGAGAAGAATGGGATCATTCATGCCAGTGGAACCACAGGAGAACCAGAAAGTAATGTTGACAAGATGGAGGAGCTAAAAATCAGCAACACAGACaacaaggaagaggaagaggaggaggaggaggagagtatTTCCACAGACTCACTGTCTGAAGTCTCCAAGTTTGAAA TTCCCAGCCCAGACCTGAGCTTCCAGCCTGACGAACATCTAGAAGTTTATGTTTCTGCGTCGGAGAACCCAAACCACTTCTGGATCCAGATCCTGGGGGTTCGCTCCCTCCAGCTCGACAAACTGACAGAGGAGATGAACCGCTTCTACAACAGCGGCAACCCCACA GAGCAGAGGGTAGAGACCATTGTGGTGGGGGACATTGTGGCTTCTCCATACCAGGACCACGGTACATGGAACAGGGCCAGGGTGCTGGGAGTTCTGAGCTCTGGACTAGTGGACCTTTACTTTGTTGACTTTGGGGACAACGGAGAGCTGCCCAGAGACAGCCTCCGCCATATGAG GAGTGATTTCCTCAGCTTACCTTTCCAAGCTATTGAGTGCAACTTAGCAGGAGTGAGACCAAAAG GGGAGATGTGGACTGAGGCTGCCCTGGATGAGTTTGATCAACTGACTTACTGTGCTTCCTGGAAACCCCTGCAGGCCAAACTGTGCAGCTACTCACACTCTGAGCTGTCCTCCTGGCCCAGTGTTAAGCTCTATGTCAACAGCGAGGGCAAG ACTGTAGATATAGGCGAGGAGCTGATTCGGAGGGACCATGCTGTCAGCTTCAAGGAGCTGGCGAATGGGAAGACGGAGGGGGACAATCTGGGCTGCCTGCAGAGGATGCTG GATGATGTGATAGGAGCATCATCAGAGCTTAGtctctcctgtattagcttGTCAG AAGTTGCCTCTATCTCAGGAAGTGTCGATGATGTCCTAGATGACGAGCTGCTCTGA